From Pseudoalteromonas rubra, one genomic window encodes:
- a CDS encoding helix-turn-helix domain-containing protein → MSFQDLILASSATTCLLFAFLLLSLDHKLRKKSRYLLSYFALIGLVQLLDIASDTSDTLHLFIVPMALMLGPFFYLYVGSQTLHQTVSQRQRCLLFLPTGLFLLHIVLVKTSVLTVPLMAHKTALMLLAPAELVYVIAACLRLKQTSHLLSETSGASEPVKLRWLHSLCYLNMLILVFEIIYHISHSAGALSVAHSRMFINIALQLFLLLIAWQVIRSPEVIYTEQQCLAVRKKYQKSGLTPALSAYYGRKLDTLMNDEQLFLDSELTLGTLAERVGLNPHNLSQLLNEHVGTGYHDYVNGFRVRQAAELLTTTDYSVEEIAFRAGFGTRASFYAAFKKHRQLTPAQWRTQSQRPDRLRQSNSTGPEE, encoded by the coding sequence GTGTCATTTCAAGATCTCATTTTGGCAAGTAGCGCGACAACCTGCTTGTTATTTGCGTTTTTATTGCTGTCTTTGGATCACAAACTACGTAAAAAAAGCCGTTATCTGCTGAGCTATTTTGCGTTAATTGGGCTGGTTCAGCTGCTGGATATTGCCAGCGATACCAGTGACACCTTACACCTTTTTATCGTGCCAATGGCACTGATGCTGGGTCCGTTTTTTTATTTATACGTGGGATCTCAGACCCTTCATCAGACTGTCAGTCAGCGACAGCGGTGTTTACTATTCTTGCCAACAGGCTTGTTTTTGTTGCACATTGTGCTGGTCAAGACGTCAGTGCTCACAGTGCCGTTAATGGCGCATAAAACAGCCCTTATGTTACTGGCACCAGCTGAGCTAGTCTATGTCATTGCCGCCTGTCTCAGGTTAAAACAAACATCTCATTTGCTCAGCGAGACATCAGGCGCCTCTGAGCCAGTCAAACTGCGCTGGCTTCACTCGTTGTGTTATCTCAATATGCTGATCTTGGTGTTTGAAATTATTTATCATATTTCACATTCAGCCGGAGCGTTATCAGTGGCGCATAGCAGAATGTTCATCAATATAGCGTTGCAGTTGTTTTTACTGCTGATAGCCTGGCAGGTGATCCGTTCACCTGAGGTGATCTATACCGAGCAGCAATGTCTGGCAGTGCGCAAAAAGTACCAAAAGTCGGGTTTGACGCCTGCGCTGTCAGCCTATTATGGGCGCAAACTGGATACCCTGATGAATGATGAGCAACTGTTTCTGGACAGTGAACTTACCTTAGGCACATTGGCAGAGCGAGTCGGGCTTAATCCACATAATTTATCGCAGCTATTAAATGAACATGTTGGTACTGGCTACCATGACTATGTCAATGGCTTCCGTGTCCGACAGGCGGCTGAACTGCTCACAACCACAGATTATTCGGTGGAAGAGATTGCTTTTCGCGCGGGGTTTGGTACCCGCGCTTCATTTTATGCAGCATTCAAAAAGCACCGTCAGCTTACTCCTGCACAGTGGCGTACTCAGTCTCAACGACCTGACAGGTTACGCCAGAGTAATTCAACGGGTCCAGAAGAATAG
- a CDS encoding amino acid aminotransferase: MFSELKPLPMDPILGLMAAYKKDTNPNKIDLGVGVYKDEQGHTPVLKAVKKAEAFRLENETTKSYIGLAGNLDYCDKMEKLLLGNEHPALLANRTRTAQAPGGTGALRVAAEFIKLCNTDATVWVTTPTWANHISLFEAAGLKVKEYPYYDYENKGLLFDEMIETLKQVPKGDIVLLHACCHNPSGMDLNAEQWQIVAELAKDVGFTPLVDIAYQGFGSGLEEDAQGMRLLASTVDEMLICSSCSKNFGLYRERIGACTFIAKDAAVADVANSVLLSVVRGIYSMPPAHGADIVNTILGSEELTQEWHQELAEMRDRINGLRSLLKDNLNARGAGQDFSFIESQNGMFSFLGINKAQIDRLREEYSIYIVGSSRVNVAGVSKDNIDYFADAVATVLK, encoded by the coding sequence ATGTTTTCAGAACTAAAACCACTTCCGATGGATCCAATCCTGGGCCTAATGGCCGCCTATAAAAAAGATACTAACCCAAATAAGATTGACCTAGGGGTTGGGGTGTATAAAGACGAGCAGGGTCATACCCCGGTTCTGAAGGCGGTAAAAAAGGCTGAAGCGTTTCGTCTGGAAAATGAAACAACTAAATCTTACATCGGTTTAGCGGGTAACCTGGATTACTGCGACAAGATGGAAAAGCTGCTGCTGGGCAATGAACACCCGGCCTTACTGGCTAACCGCACCAGAACAGCTCAGGCGCCAGGTGGTACAGGTGCTTTACGTGTTGCAGCGGAATTTATTAAGCTTTGTAACACAGATGCTACTGTATGGGTTACTACACCAACTTGGGCGAACCACATCAGCTTATTTGAAGCAGCTGGTCTGAAAGTCAAAGAATACCCGTATTATGATTATGAGAATAAAGGCCTGCTGTTCGATGAAATGATCGAAACGCTGAAGCAAGTACCAAAAGGCGACATCGTGCTACTTCACGCATGTTGTCATAATCCAAGCGGTATGGATTTAAACGCAGAGCAATGGCAAATCGTTGCTGAGTTAGCGAAAGATGTGGGCTTTACACCACTTGTTGACATCGCTTATCAGGGTTTTGGCAGCGGCCTGGAAGAAGACGCTCAAGGCATGCGCTTGCTGGCTTCAACAGTCGACGAAATGCTGATCTGTTCTTCATGCTCTAAAAACTTTGGACTTTACCGTGAACGCATCGGCGCGTGCACATTCATTGCTAAGGATGCTGCAGTGGCTGATGTTGCTAACTCAGTGTTACTCAGCGTTGTACGTGGCATCTACTCAATGCCACCTGCACACGGTGCGGACATTGTGAACACGATTCTGGGTAGCGAGGAGCTGACTCAGGAGTGGCACCAAGAGCTGGCTGAAATGCGTGACCGCATTAATGGCCTGCGTAGCTTACTTAAAGACAATCTGAACGCCAGAGGTGCGGGACAGGACTTCTCTTTCATTGAAAGTCAGAATGGGATGTTCTCATTCCTGGGTATAAATAAGGCCCAAATCGACAGATTACGTGAGGAATACTCAATCTATATTGTGGGTTCCAGCCGTGTAAACGTGGCAGGTGTGAGCAAAGACAACATCGACTACTTTGCCGATGCAGTTGCGACTGTTCTGAAATAA
- a CDS encoding peroxiredoxin C → MGVLVGRKAPDFTAAAVLGNGEIVDGYNLHERIKGKKAVIFFYPLDFTFVCPSELIAFDKRYEEFQKRGVEVIGVSIDSQFSHNAWRNTPVNEGGIGPVKYDLVADVKHEICQAYDVEHPEAGVAFRGSFLIDSEGNVRHQVVNDLPLGRNIDEMLRMVDALAFHEEHGEVCPAGWTEGKKGMDASPEGVAKFLSENEGDL, encoded by the coding sequence ATGGGTGTATTAGTAGGCCGCAAGGCACCTGACTTTACAGCAGCAGCAGTTTTAGGTAACGGTGAAATCGTAGATGGTTACAATCTACATGAGCGTATTAAAGGTAAAAAAGCGGTTATTTTCTTTTACCCACTAGACTTCACTTTCGTTTGTCCTTCAGAGCTAATCGCATTTGACAAGCGTTACGAAGAATTCCAAAAGCGTGGTGTTGAAGTGATCGGTGTATCTATCGATTCTCAGTTCTCTCACAACGCATGGCGTAACACCCCAGTAAACGAAGGCGGTATTGGTCCGGTTAAGTATGACCTGGTTGCTGACGTGAAGCACGAAATCTGTCAGGCATATGACGTTGAGCACCCAGAAGCTGGCGTTGCTTTCCGTGGTTCATTCCTGATCGACTCAGAAGGTAATGTACGTCACCAGGTAGTAAACGATCTGCCTCTGGGCCGTAACATCGACGAAATGCTGCGCATGGTTGACGCGCTGGCGTTCCACGAAGAGCACGGTGAAGTATGTCCAGCTGGCTGGACTGAAGGCAAAAAAGGTATGGATGCAAGCCCTGAAGGTGTTGCTAAGTTCCTATCTGAAAACGAAGGCGACCTGTAA
- the dsbB gene encoding disulfide bond formation protein DsbB produces MLNKLAEFSRTRLAWGLLFFSAFVLEAIALYFQYGMGLEPCIMCIYQRTATLGIVAAGLIGLASPANLPVRLIAMSCWGVSAIWGWLLAKEHISMQTTTDPFAFTCDFVPNFPSFMPLHEWLPAFFAATGDCGNIDWFFAGLSMPGWMEVIFALYSLCFIAFAAVFIAKR; encoded by the coding sequence ATGTTAAACAAACTTGCTGAATTTTCTCGCACCCGACTTGCCTGGGGCCTATTGTTTTTTTCTGCTTTTGTACTAGAAGCAATCGCCCTGTATTTCCAGTATGGTATGGGTCTTGAGCCCTGCATCATGTGTATTTATCAGCGCACAGCCACATTGGGTATTGTCGCTGCAGGCTTGATAGGACTGGCTTCACCAGCGAACCTGCCTGTAAGACTTATTGCCATGAGCTGTTGGGGCGTATCGGCCATTTGGGGCTGGTTACTGGCAAAAGAGCACATTAGTATGCAAACCACCACAGATCCTTTTGCTTTTACCTGTGACTTTGTGCCTAATTTTCCAAGCTTTATGCCGCTGCATGAATGGCTCCCGGCCTTCTTCGCGGCAACTGGCGATTGTGGTAATATAGATTGGTTTTTCGCAGGCCTGTCGATGCCTGGCTGGATGGAAGTCATATTCGCACTTTACAGCCTCTGTTTTATCGCCTTCGCCGCTGTATTTATTGCTAAAAGATGA
- a CDS encoding nucleotide triphosphate diphosphatase NUDT15, translating to MQSVVRVGVAVVIKRRGQILLGERIGAHGAHTWATPGGHLEVGETIEQCARREVLEETGLELTRITQLDYTNDVFESEGKHYITLFVLGECLEGEAQLLEPDKCLQWRWFSSDALPQPLFLSLQNLLAQNPTGLS from the coding sequence ATGCAGTCTGTTGTACGAGTTGGTGTGGCCGTGGTGATTAAACGCCGAGGACAAATCTTACTGGGTGAACGCATTGGTGCGCATGGTGCCCATACCTGGGCGACGCCAGGCGGTCACCTTGAAGTTGGAGAGACGATAGAGCAGTGTGCGCGACGTGAAGTCCTGGAAGAGACCGGCCTTGAACTGACCCGGATCACACAATTGGATTATACCAATGATGTTTTTGAATCCGAAGGTAAGCACTACATCACCTTATTTGTGCTGGGAGAGTGCTTAGAGGGTGAAGCCCAGTTGCTGGAGCCTGATAAATGTCTGCAGTGGCGCTGGTTCTCATCCGATGCTTTGCCACAACCTTTGTTTTTATCTTTGCAAAATTTATTGGCTCAAAACCCCACTGGGCTGAGTTAA
- the fadR gene encoding fatty acid metabolism transcriptional regulator FadR → MRIFKAKSPAGFAEEYIVESIWNGEFPPGSILPAERELSELIGVTRTTLREVLQRLARDGWLTIQHGKPTRVNNFWETSGLNILETLARLDEDKVPELTDQLLSARTNISAIYTRAAIKFNPQSVVDILSKHAEVADTAEAFAEYDYRVHHQLASAGNNKIYVLILNGFKGLYSKIGCHYFSDPRTRELAREFYADLTALAEKGEHDGAIALMRKYGHRSGEIWQQLRGDMPDDIMD, encoded by the coding sequence ATGAGAATCTTTAAAGCCAAGAGCCCAGCAGGTTTTGCTGAGGAGTATATTGTCGAGTCAATTTGGAATGGCGAATTTCCTCCCGGCTCCATTTTACCAGCCGAGCGTGAGCTGTCGGAGCTTATTGGTGTTACTCGCACCACCTTGCGTGAAGTATTACAGCGCTTGGCGCGTGATGGCTGGCTGACTATTCAACATGGTAAGCCAACGCGGGTAAACAATTTCTGGGAAACGTCAGGTCTGAATATTCTCGAGACGCTGGCACGGCTGGACGAGGACAAAGTCCCTGAACTGACTGATCAGCTGCTGTCTGCTCGCACCAATATTAGCGCTATCTATACGCGTGCAGCGATTAAGTTCAATCCTCAATCTGTGGTCGACATTTTGTCTAAGCATGCGGAAGTTGCAGATACGGCAGAAGCGTTTGCTGAGTACGACTACCGAGTTCATCATCAGCTGGCCAGTGCCGGCAACAATAAAATTTATGTGCTAATCCTTAACGGATTCAAAGGGCTCTATTCAAAAATTGGCTGTCATTACTTCTCAGATCCGCGTACCCGCGAACTTGCTCGCGAGTTTTATGCTGATTTGACAGCGCTGGCAGAAAAAGGTGAGCACGACGGTGCCATTGCACTGATGCGTAAATACGGTCACCGCTCCGGTGAGATTTGGCAGCAGCTACGTGGTGATATGCCTGACGACATCATGGATTAA
- a CDS encoding helix-turn-helix domain-containing protein, with amino-acid sequence MDIADVAKASGLKPSTLRYYEQKGLIHSAGRHGLRRYYDATVLEKLALINLGRFVGLSLDEIGQMLLPKGVDIDRALLRQKTAELDKQIASMQAIRDGLHHAAHCPAPNHLACPTFQRLMKLAGKRLKPQKSKL; translated from the coding sequence ATGGATATTGCTGATGTCGCCAAAGCCTCCGGGCTGAAACCTTCCACACTCAGGTATTACGAACAAAAAGGCCTGATCCACAGCGCTGGTCGACACGGGCTACGTCGCTATTACGACGCCACCGTGCTGGAGAAGCTCGCACTCATAAACCTGGGCCGTTTTGTCGGTTTATCTCTGGATGAAATCGGCCAGATGCTGCTGCCCAAGGGGGTAGACATAGACCGCGCCCTGCTGCGCCAAAAAACCGCGGAACTGGATAAGCAAATAGCCTCTATGCAAGCCATTCGAGACGGCCTCCATCATGCGGCACATTGCCCGGCGCCTAATCATCTGGCCTGTCCGACTTTTCAGCGACTCATGAAACTGGCCGGAAAGCGCCTAAAGCCACAAAAAAGTAAACTTTAA
- a CDS encoding ComEA family DNA-binding protein has protein sequence MNIKTLLATLALSAALPIMAQPEQAPATTQQVADAVVNVNHASAEELTRLPGIGMKKAQAIVRSREEAGDFQDMDALLRVNGIGVNILAKLKGKVTF, from the coding sequence ATGAATATCAAAACACTTTTAGCGACATTGGCGCTGTCCGCCGCGCTGCCAATTATGGCTCAACCAGAGCAAGCGCCTGCTACAACCCAGCAAGTTGCTGATGCTGTGGTGAATGTAAACCATGCCAGCGCAGAAGAGTTAACCCGTTTACCTGGTATTGGCATGAAAAAAGCGCAAGCGATTGTTCGCTCTCGCGAAGAAGCGGGAGACTTTCAGGATATGGATGCTTTACTGAGGGTAAACGGAATAGGTGTGAACATCCTTGCCAAACTTAAAGGCAAAGTAACATTTTAG
- a CDS encoding class I SAM-dependent methyltransferase translates to MMNFDPMWDVRFAASDYAYGTEPNDFLKAKVKQLKGKRVLSLAEGEGRNAVYLAKQGFEVTAVDASIKGIEKARLLAEAMNVRVRFIQADLAEFELGIEQWDSIVSIFAPFAKPVRAQLHQRVVKALKPNGVFLTEAYSPEQILLGTGGGSDVETMLSATQLAEELPGLDWTHLEQLERPVVEGQYHTGLAAVVQGIGVKP, encoded by the coding sequence ATGATGAATTTTGATCCTATGTGGGATGTTCGTTTTGCTGCATCCGATTATGCTTATGGCACAGAGCCGAATGATTTTTTAAAGGCAAAAGTAAAGCAGCTTAAAGGCAAACGTGTATTGAGTCTGGCGGAAGGAGAAGGACGTAACGCGGTGTATCTGGCTAAGCAGGGTTTTGAGGTAACGGCTGTCGATGCCTCCATTAAAGGGATAGAGAAAGCACGGCTGTTGGCCGAGGCGATGAATGTGCGGGTCAGGTTTATTCAAGCTGATTTGGCTGAGTTTGAACTGGGCATAGAGCAATGGGATAGTATTGTGTCGATATTTGCACCGTTTGCAAAGCCTGTGCGTGCGCAATTACACCAGCGAGTGGTAAAGGCGCTTAAACCCAATGGGGTGTTTTTAACAGAGGCCTATTCACCTGAACAGATCCTGTTAGGGACGGGAGGTGGAAGTGATGTGGAAACCATGTTGAGTGCAACCCAGTTGGCTGAAGAATTACCGGGGCTGGACTGGACACACCTTGAACAATTGGAACGCCCGGTTGTAGAGGGTCAATACCATACAGGGCTGGCTGCTGTGGTTCAGGGGATCGGCGTTAAACCTTAA
- a CDS encoding GAF domain-containing protein — MISTYLSHCNLSISEAVVAGQLAELDAYLDTHSLSATWSYQIPELGEGGSCSLFGNLQEAPFLLTDFVTCNSESEQQLSRLQTIAEYVKTATKIDWFGIYQARPAEGIQQLLKLAYYGAPSRPLFPITEAFAATSNNIQTYLSEQARVINNIPDYVAQGGEYYTCDPKVQAEVCLPLLNQQGECLGIIDAEAFEQECFDEYKLAVLVAACIRAIEYLPS; from the coding sequence ATGATTTCTACCTATCTTTCTCATTGTAATTTATCTATTAGCGAAGCCGTAGTGGCGGGTCAGCTCGCTGAGTTGGATGCGTATCTTGATACCCATAGCCTCAGTGCCACATGGTCATACCAAATTCCAGAGCTGGGTGAGGGGGGCAGTTGCAGTCTGTTCGGCAATCTACAGGAAGCGCCTTTCTTACTGACGGACTTTGTTACTTGTAACAGTGAGAGTGAGCAGCAGTTGTCGCGTTTACAAACAATTGCTGAATATGTCAAAACTGCCACGAAGATTGACTGGTTTGGTATTTACCAGGCGCGTCCGGCCGAAGGTATACAGCAGTTGCTGAAGCTGGCTTATTATGGTGCGCCTAGTCGTCCTCTATTTCCGATTACCGAGGCGTTTGCCGCTACATCAAACAATATTCAAACGTATTTGTCTGAGCAGGCACGTGTGATCAATAACATCCCTGATTATGTGGCTCAGGGGGGCGAATATTATACCTGTGATCCTAAAGTACAAGCTGAGGTGTGTTTGCCATTGTTAAATCAACAGGGTGAATGCCTGGGGATTATTGATGCAGAAGCTTTTGAGCAGGAGTGCTTTGATGAATACAAGCTGGCAGTTTTAGTTGCCGCTTGTATTCGTGCGATTGAGTATCTTCCAAGTTAA
- a CDS encoding YebG family protein, whose product MAVIVKYVVERNGVERMTFTSKKEADAYDKMLDVAEALEGMLEKVDVPLSEQQVESLALEIAKQKDDFMAILKGGKVSTKKDTEEKPANKKGDDDKVTAIKQA is encoded by the coding sequence ATGGCGGTTATCGTTAAGTATGTGGTAGAAAGAAATGGAGTAGAGCGTATGACATTTACCAGCAAAAAAGAGGCTGATGCTTATGATAAAATGCTGGATGTTGCAGAAGCGCTTGAAGGCATGTTAGAAAAAGTGGATGTTCCACTCAGTGAGCAACAAGTTGAGTCGCTCGCACTGGAAATTGCCAAACAAAAAGACGATTTTATGGCCATCCTGAAAGGCGGAAAAGTGTCAACAAAGAAAGACACTGAGGAAAAACCCGCTAACAAGAAAGGGGATGACGATAAAGTAACGGCCATTAAACAGGCCTAA
- a CDS encoding TonB-dependent receptor yields the protein MNNRLPCITRLCAGCVLFSSISWADTQPDNDNDVFALSIDELMEVTVEARKIKEDALAIPVSISVMREQFLRERNVNTLLEAAYFIPNIDITTVGENSGCTHCANITIRGIGQVDPLPTVDPSVGLYLDGVYYARSPGGIFDLYDVRQIEVLRGPQGAIFGKNTIGGAVTIYTHDPVADTFADGEITLGAFERRDVRMRTNLGLSDSLSSRLTFTHLNRDGFVRRDNGEFEGGQDEWAITAKFRYQMTSNLTAQLSLDQRRINSGSAPSILAAKNDQADLLVLYNNLVTQSGVADPYPPLQIFGSSHQSASLGTNFNTLDQSGALLSVAWQTPQQWQVKSLTAYREFYATYGRDFDNNPAIIGDTQDFQRQFQFSQELNISGSALDEQLSWLVGLFHFDEHINHLTDLVFIGGLYQALENVPGPLDGSPLNNPTSIGGPGNPLNIGLDIDSGFDNEVDIKSTAIYTHAKYALTRHWAFHLGGRLTFEDKMQQVQSDTDNAGVILIDRTLQTQGQKNGGPIERSWRVFSPQGGLEYHFSDKHFVYLSASRGFKSGGFNGIPNSPTSALPFDPEYLTAYELGYKTKLLSDTLQLSVAAFDMQHKAMQLRGGQSTEAGLEIFIDNVGETSIRGIEASFEAIPAHDWHLSGNLSYTDAQFDSVGTATQVTTDSTVMRSPRWTAAFGLRYHWPIAQRPPLKVSLNWGFRSKTYNDVYNTELGAQGSFALLNARIIHAITAQMEVALFVRNLTDKRVLIGGNDFTEVFGVAEHYLAPPREWGVSLSYQF from the coding sequence ATGAACAATAGACTCCCCTGCATCACGCGCTTATGCGCAGGTTGCGTGCTATTTAGCTCAATTTCCTGGGCCGACACACAGCCCGACAATGACAATGATGTATTTGCTTTGTCGATTGATGAGCTGATGGAAGTCACCGTTGAAGCACGTAAAATCAAAGAGGATGCATTGGCTATCCCCGTCTCTATTTCTGTTATGCGTGAACAATTTCTGCGCGAACGCAACGTCAATACCTTGCTGGAAGCCGCGTACTTTATTCCCAATATAGATATCACCACAGTTGGCGAAAATTCTGGCTGTACACACTGCGCCAACATCACCATTCGCGGCATTGGTCAGGTGGACCCGCTGCCCACAGTCGACCCCAGTGTGGGGCTCTACCTTGATGGGGTCTACTATGCCCGTTCCCCTGGAGGAATTTTTGACCTGTATGATGTGCGTCAGATAGAAGTGCTGAGAGGCCCACAGGGCGCTATTTTCGGTAAAAACACCATCGGCGGCGCTGTCACAATCTACACGCACGACCCCGTCGCAGATACATTTGCAGATGGCGAAATCACGCTGGGCGCTTTTGAACGCCGAGATGTTCGTATGCGCACTAACCTTGGGCTTAGCGACTCACTCAGTAGCCGCCTGACATTCACTCACCTCAACCGGGATGGTTTTGTCAGGCGTGATAATGGTGAGTTTGAGGGCGGGCAAGATGAATGGGCGATCACCGCCAAATTTCGTTATCAGATGACATCAAATTTAACGGCACAGTTGTCTCTGGATCAACGCAGGATCAATTCAGGATCCGCGCCTTCTATCCTTGCGGCTAAGAACGATCAGGCCGACTTGCTGGTGCTGTACAACAACTTAGTCACACAAAGTGGCGTTGCTGACCCTTATCCGCCATTGCAGATCTTCGGCTCATCACACCAGAGTGCTTCGCTCGGCACGAACTTTAACACACTGGATCAATCCGGGGCTTTACTCTCTGTCGCATGGCAAACCCCACAACAGTGGCAAGTAAAGTCATTGACGGCTTATCGGGAGTTTTACGCAACCTATGGCCGTGATTTTGATAATAACCCCGCGATCATTGGTGATACGCAGGATTTTCAGCGGCAGTTTCAGTTCAGTCAGGAGCTTAATATCAGCGGCAGTGCGCTGGACGAGCAACTCAGTTGGTTAGTCGGCTTATTCCACTTTGATGAACACATCAATCACCTCACCGATCTGGTCTTTATTGGTGGGCTATATCAGGCATTGGAAAATGTACCAGGCCCGTTAGATGGCTCACCACTGAATAACCCCACCAGCATAGGTGGCCCTGGTAACCCGCTCAATATTGGTCTGGATATAGACAGTGGTTTTGATAATGAAGTGGATATTAAAAGTACCGCAATATATACCCATGCCAAATACGCACTAACACGTCACTGGGCTTTTCACCTTGGTGGACGGCTCACATTTGAAGATAAGATGCAACAGGTTCAGAGTGACACTGACAATGCCGGGGTCATTTTAATTGACAGGACGCTGCAAACTCAGGGGCAAAAAAACGGCGGTCCCATTGAACGAAGCTGGCGAGTGTTTTCTCCGCAAGGCGGGTTGGAGTATCACTTCAGCGACAAACACTTCGTCTATCTGAGCGCATCACGGGGCTTTAAATCAGGTGGTTTCAACGGCATTCCGAATTCACCTACCTCAGCCCTGCCATTTGACCCCGAATACCTGACAGCTTATGAGCTGGGCTATAAAACTAAATTGCTGTCAGATACCCTTCAGCTCAGCGTTGCGGCTTTTGATATGCAACACAAAGCCATGCAGCTGCGGGGCGGTCAATCGACAGAAGCCGGCCTTGAGATCTTTATCGACAATGTCGGGGAAACCAGTATTCGGGGTATTGAAGCCAGTTTTGAGGCCATACCTGCACACGACTGGCACCTTTCCGGTAACCTGTCGTATACAGATGCACAGTTTGATTCAGTCGGTACAGCCACGCAGGTAACAACAGACAGTACAGTAATGCGTTCCCCGCGCTGGACCGCAGCATTTGGATTACGTTACCACTGGCCGATTGCACAGCGGCCCCCGCTAAAAGTGTCACTCAACTGGGGCTTTCGCAGCAAAACGTATAACGATGTTTATAATACAGAACTTGGGGCGCAAGGCAGTTTTGCTCTGTTAAATGCACGTATCATTCACGCCATCACAGCCCAAATGGAAGTTGCACTCTTTGTTCGCAACCTCACAGATAAACGAGTGTTAATTGGCGGCAATGACTTTACCGAAGTATTTGGGGTTGCGGAGCATTACCTGGCCCCACCCAGAGAGTGGGGTGTCTCCCTGTCTTACCAATTTTAA
- a CDS encoding DUF418 domain-containing protein: protein MNQPRQTLLDVIRGTAVLGILLMNIRLFSEPYAAYFSPLAHTDQSISGHLWWQIQYLFADQKFMAIFSMLFGASTALICDKQLTMGKSPYGYYLRRLAILLLIGLIHAYLIWHGDILVYYALCGLLPLLFIRVPALFTLLFGLLILAAGSTNSLMTFNALKHLPDPVLSEVVAQHFAHSVLVNQAELDAFTSGWLEQVSMRTHLAAEFHLSTFPAWGVFRVSGLMLIGLALYRFRFISGHLSCRSYRNVALLATPAGMILSFTGLWLNQHQHWQFPEYFFKNTLWNYWGSVLTACGYMALLAYISKRAWLKHCRDYLGLVGRMALSNYLLQSLLCTFWFYRLGFYANTQVSGAIITIMVVWAIQLYGSKRWLERYSSGPVELLWRNLSGR, encoded by the coding sequence ATGAACCAACCCAGACAAACTTTACTCGACGTTATCAGAGGCACCGCCGTCCTCGGTATTCTGTTAATGAATATTCGTCTTTTCTCTGAGCCCTATGCCGCCTATTTCTCTCCCCTGGCACACACAGACCAATCTATCAGTGGGCATCTGTGGTGGCAGATACAGTATCTTTTCGCTGATCAAAAATTTATGGCTATCTTTTCCATGCTGTTTGGGGCCAGTACAGCCCTTATTTGCGATAAACAACTGACTATGGGCAAGTCGCCCTATGGCTATTACCTGAGACGGTTAGCCATTCTGCTGCTCATTGGTCTGATCCATGCCTACCTGATCTGGCATGGTGACATTCTGGTCTATTATGCTCTGTGTGGTCTGCTTCCCTTATTATTTATCCGTGTGCCTGCTTTGTTCACGCTGCTCTTTGGATTGCTGATACTGGCTGCTGGCAGCACCAACAGCCTGATGACTTTCAATGCACTCAAACACCTGCCAGACCCGGTTTTGTCCGAAGTCGTTGCACAACACTTTGCCCATTCCGTACTCGTCAATCAGGCCGAACTGGACGCTTTCACTTCCGGTTGGTTAGAGCAAGTCAGCATGCGTACGCACCTGGCCGCCGAGTTTCATCTCTCAACTTTTCCTGCGTGGGGAGTCTTTCGGGTATCGGGTTTGATGCTAATTGGCCTTGCGCTCTATCGATTCAGGTTTATATCGGGTCACTTGTCTTGTCGCAGCTATCGCAATGTGGCGCTGCTTGCGACCCCTGCTGGCATGATTTTATCTTTCACCGGGCTGTGGCTTAACCAGCACCAACACTGGCAATTCCCGGAGTACTTTTTCAAAAATACACTCTGGAACTACTGGGGTTCTGTACTTACTGCATGCGGCTATATGGCTCTACTGGCCTATATCAGTAAGCGAGCATGGCTGAAGCACTGCCGGGATTATTTGGGTCTGGTTGGCCGCATGGCACTGAGCAATTATTTACTACAAAGCCTGCTCTGTACGTTCTGGTTTTATCGACTCGGTTTCTATGCCAATACCCAGGTATCGGGTGCTATCATCACTATCATGGTCGTCTGGGCTATCCAGTTATATGGCTCAAAACGATGGCTAGAACGCTATTCTTCTGGACCCGTTGAATTACTCTGGCGTAACCTGTCAGGTCGTTGA